The window AGGGTTATCAGATGGTTACAAGCCCTGAATATGCAGAATGGGTCAGGAAACTGCTGAGTACAGCAGTATCGTGGCGACTTTCGCAGCCAGCCCTCGAGACCCTTGCGATTATTGCTTACAAACAGCCGGTCATAAAGGCTGAAATAGAGTCAATCAGAGGAGTGAATTCCGATGGGGTTTTAAAAACCCTCCTTGAAAGAGGGCTTATAAAGATTCTCGGGAAAAAGGAGGTCCCTGGAAGGCCGCTTATGTATGGCACGTCAAAAGAGTTTCTCCAGTATTTTGGCCTTAAGGACCTTTCTGAACTGCCAACTCTCAAAGATTTTGAGGAGGTAGAGGGAGCAGCATCTTAGTGTCAGTCCCGATTTTCGGGATTCTCAAATTTTAAAAAAGCGAGGGGTGTTTGATGTTCAAAGGTATTTTAATTTTTTTATCTTTTTCTTTAATCTTTGTAGCTGAAGGCTTTGCTGAAAGTTATAGAATTAAAAAAGGCGACACACTTTACAGCATTTCCAAAAAATATAAGCTATCAATAGAGGAAATTAAAGAGGTCAACGGCCTTGAGGATGATAGCCTCAGGGCAGGGGAGTTTATAACAATTCCTGTCCCAGAGGGATCTCCGACAAGAGACCCCAAATTTGTCGAGGAGGTTAATGCATCAAATCAGGGATCTGTCGAGGCGGAGGAAACCTCGGGGACAGAACACAGAGCACAGACTTCAGCACTATTAAGGACTGTTTATATTGTAAAAAAGGAGGATACCCTCAGCAGGATTGCCAGAGATAACGGCCTTACTGTGAGGGAATTAAAAAGACTTAACGACCTCAAAAGTAGTGCTGTCAAACTAGGCCAGAGATTAAACCTTTACGTTAAAGATGATGCAGCACCAAGTACTGAGATGCACGTTTCGAAAGTTAAATCCAAGAGAAAGATTGAAATTGATGAAGCCGAATTAGAGAACCTTGACGAAAAAGAAAGGGTGGTGCTTTTTGCAAAGAAATTTCTGAATATCCCGTACAGGTTTGGCGGGACAACACTTATGGGCATTGACTGCTCGGCTTATGTCCAGAAGGTTTATAATTTCTTCAATATCCCGCTTCCGAGGACAGCGAGGGAGCAGTTTAACGTAGGAGATGGTGTTGATAAGGATGACCTTACAATCGGTGACCTTGTATTTTTCAAAACCTATGCCACATTCCCGTCTCACGTCGGCATTTATATAGGTAATGATCTTTTTATTCATGCCTCCAGAAGGGCCAGGAAGGTCAAGATAAGCAATCTCAATCATCCATATTATGTAAAAAGATTTATCGGAGCAAAGAGGATTTTTGAACCAGAAGAGGGCAAAGACAATCTTAATCAGCCCTCATAGAGGACTCTCCCCATATCAGTAATATCATAGCCTCCGAGGCTCACGACGAGGTTTCTGAATTCTTCATCATTTCTTATTATTTCAAGGAGGCTCTGAAGCATTGGGGTATCGTAGAATTCTTTTGCAATGCATAGGTCGTAACGCTCTTTTGCAACCGGGATAAAATCAAGGCCGAGGGCCTTTGCAGAAGCTAAGATGGCAAGCCCTGTATCTGCAACGCCACTCTGCACAGCAGAGGCTACACCTATATGTGTGTATTCTTCTTTCTCATAGCCTTTAATTTTTCCGGGGCTTATGCCGAGTTCCTTTAAGTGTTTATCTGTCAGAAGCCTTGTACCGGACCCTGATTGCCGGTTAATAAAAGTCACATCATCCCCTGTTAAATCTTCAAACCCTCTAATGTTTTTAGGGTTGCCTTTCAGGACAACAAGACCCTGCTCCCTGTAGACGAGGTTTACCAGAATGACCCCCTTTTCAGGCAGGAGACTCTTAATAAAAGGCACATTATATTTACCTGTTTCCTCATCGAGGAGATGTGTCCCCGCAAGATGGGCCTCTCCACGCTTAACAGCCATGAGCCCTCCCATTGAGCCAACATTCGCTGAAGAAAGGGAATATTTCGGATATCTCTTTTTCAGAAAATTTGCAAGCAGGTCAATGGTATTGTCATGACTGCCTATACAGACAATCGTGTTTATTATTGCATTTTTTGGTCTTATGAGTTCTACGTCTACTTCAGTGCCAGCACCTATGCCTTCTGACATGGCAGGAATCCTTACAAAGCCATCTGCCCTCACAAGGCTCATAAGGATTCCTGCACCGCGGCTCACAGGTATTGCTATTGTGTTTTCTCCTACCTTTCCCACTTTGACCCTTAAAAATTCTTCCTGCCCTAAGGGAGATGCTACCTGTCTGCATAATTTTGCTTTGAGCCTTTCAGGCTCTTCGATTTCCAAACCCTGCCATAAATATACAAGGGGTTTAACAAAAATATCGAAAGTTATGTAGGCTGAAACAGGGTATCCTGGTATGCCGAGCACAGGCTTGTCCTTTACCCATCCAAGAATTACAGGTTTCCCAGGCCTGATGTTTACTCCATGAATTATAACCTCTCCAAGTTGCCCTATTGCAGAGGAAGTGAAATCATGAGAGCCAGCAGAGGCGCCAGCATTTACAACCACAACGTCTCCTGCATTTATGGCCTCAAGGATTGCTTTTTTTAACGCATCGAGATTATCAGGGACTATTCTGAATCTCACAGGTTCTCCGCCCCATTCGACTACAAGTCCCGCAAGAACCCTGGAATTATATTCAATGATATTTCCTTTTTTCAGTTCACTTTTAGGCT of the Nitrospirota bacterium genome contains:
- the scpB gene encoding SMC-Scp complex subunit ScpB; the encoded protein is MLWRVTVEDRKVKAAIEALLFISGEPLTAEMLKNILEIGERDIERLMAELISEYQGRASGILIAEVAQGYQMVTSPEYAEWVRKLLSTAVSWRLSQPALETLAIIAYKQPVIKAEIESIRGVNSDGVLKTLLERGLIKILGKKEVPGRPLMYGTSKEFLQYFGLKDLSELPTLKDFEEVEGAAS
- a CDS encoding C40 family peptidase gives rise to the protein MFKGILIFLSFSLIFVAEGFAESYRIKKGDTLYSISKKYKLSIEEIKEVNGLEDDSLRAGEFITIPVPEGSPTRDPKFVEEVNASNQGSVEAEETSGTEHRAQTSALLRTVYIVKKEDTLSRIARDNGLTVRELKRLNDLKSSAVKLGQRLNLYVKDDAAPSTEMHVSKVKSKRKIEIDEAELENLDEKERVVLFAKKFLNIPYRFGGTTLMGIDCSAYVQKVYNFFNIPLPRTAREQFNVGDGVDKDDLTIGDLVFFKTYATFPSHVGIYIGNDLFIHASRRARKVKISNLNHPYYVKRFIGAKRIFEPEEGKDNLNQPS
- a CDS encoding molybdopterin biosynthesis protein — its product is MLYYNEAVAKPYIPNPAISEEEVSLKREIYLENTPLQEAIDKWLNKLNSEGKGKPLNAEIINAADSLGRVTAEPVFARLSSPFYHSSAMDGYAVKFIDTFGASEKNPMRLKLGEQAVYVNTGDPVPDGFNAIIMIEDVNIVKETRDEGQETSKYNNSSLVSRLSSLEYIEIIEPVTPWQHVRAIGEDIVATELIIPESHRIRPVDIGAILAGGITEVKVRRRPKVVIIPTGSEIVEPKSELKKGNIIEYNSRVLAGLVVEWGGEPVRFRIVPDNLDALKKAILEAINAGDVVVVNAGASAGSHDFTSSAIGQLGEVIIHGVNIRPGKPVILGWVKDKPVLGIPGYPVSAYITFDIFVKPLVYLWQGLEIEEPERLKAKLCRQVASPLGQEEFLRVKVGKVGENTIAIPVSRGAGILMSLVRADGFVRIPAMSEGIGAGTEVDVELIRPKNAIINTIVCIGSHDNTIDLLANFLKKRYPKYSLSSANVGSMGGLMAVKRGEAHLAGTHLLDEETGKYNVPFIKSLLPEKGVILVNLVYREQGLVVLKGNPKNIRGFEDLTGDDVTFINRQSGSGTRLLTDKHLKELGISPGKIKGYEKEEYTHIGVASAVQSGVADTGLAILASAKALGLDFIPVAKERYDLCIAKEFYDTPMLQSLLEIIRNDEEFRNLVVSLGGYDITDMGRVLYEG